TATATAAAAATAAGGATTAATCTCATATACCTTTATGAACTTCTAAGTTTTGCACTTTATTTCGCAGCGTGGTTCTTCCAGGTCCCGCGACTCTCCCGCTCTTCATCCACCAACAGAAGTTTGTCAAACCCTGCAATAAATCGTCTCCTTCCGAGGGAAAGGCTGCCAATATTTCTAAGGCAGTGACGGGCCCAATTCCTGTTAAACCCACAGTATAGTCGCTACCAACTAAAAGGGCGAGTCGTATCATTTCATTTCGCGTTAGTTCTGGAAAAAAATGGTACGCTTTATTCCGAACTTTTGAATTCGTCTTTTGAATCGTCTTTCTTCCTTGCCCAAGAGAAGGCTATCAGACTTACTGAAATGATGCTGTATGTCGCAAAgacgatattgaagaactttCTTGTTGTtgtcgaagaaatttttataaacgcATTGTCCGCCAAACAGCCAAATGTCTGAATCGTCTGTAATTGTACCATCGGTGAGGTGAACTTGTTCCAAATATGCGCATTGTGCCTCTGCTTCCATGGGCGCAACAACGTACGGTATACCGAATAATCGTAATAGCTCCTGTCGATAAATTACACCGTCTATATTTTATGGGAAACATGACGTTATCCTATCTAACGTTAACACGACACTGTACCTGAGCTTCGACGCGTATACGCTCAGAAATGTTAATACCTTGACGCTCTAGTTTGCCAATGTTTGCCATTAGCTCAGTTTGTTCATCCTCCAGTCGTGCCTACAAGCAAAATCTATTATGTATCTGACTTACACTTAAAGATAGACCTCGCATAGAATTTACGTATGTACTTTTAAAGTTAACAGTTCCTCGTCGGTCACTGGTATAGGACTTATTCTCCTGGGATCAGTAGGAATGTTCACGCGCGTAATCTCTGCGCTACTCGTTTCAGAATCAATTCCAATCTCTACGTTCTTTGTCTCTATTGGTTCAGTTTTCTCTTGTTGCGTGCTCGTATCTTTAATATCTGTATCGTTCTCTGTAGACTGTACTTCAACATTATCCATTCCCGTTGCATTCAGCAATTCCTTACCCTCAACTTTGTCTGCCACAACTTCTCCCATCGGTTTTTCCGAAATCACTTTATCTTGCATCTCTTGACGATCGGGAAAGCTTTTCACCGATTTTTCCGGATTCTCGCTGGACGACGATACATTTTGAGACGTTTCCACATTCGATCCATTGTCTGACACCTCAAATACGTCGGCAAACATGTCATTTTCCATGGCCTGATTAGATTCAAATGTTATTTCAATAGCTCGTGGCAAAGCGGTTTTACTAACAGCAGTGTCTATAACTGGTATCGGTACATCTTCTATTTCTATGAAATCATCGGAATCCGAATCTGTTGAACTCACTACTGTTACTTCCGTTGATTCCACTGGCTTGTtacttgaaatatttgaagctgCAACAGGTGGCAAGTTGATATTCGATTCAGTGTTTGACTCGGCCGATGCCGTCTTTGATGTAGGAAACGATTTTATTGCGTCCATGGAGTCAACTATCTCAAAGACTTTGTCATCCTTGGACGTTGAAGCAGACTGCTGCATATCCAATCCGTTATCTGTATTCTCGCAATTTGGTGTTTCAAAAGACACCTTTGATAATAATGGTTTCAAGATGTTTTTAGTATCTTTAAaagcttcctttttattttgttcaagAAGCGTAATAATCTGTTTCTCTGTTAATCCGCTATACTCGAGCATGTATGCTAACGCAGGATTCATATTGTGTTTGCCGAAATACTTTTTGGATAAAGGTTGCGATTCGTTCAATTCTATTTCCGTTTCTGAATCACTACTCGTGTCCATGTACAGTTGGGAACTACTCGTAGTAGGTATTTCAACATCGCTGCCCCAATCGTCATCGAACTCATATTCATTTATATCTTCGCAAATTGGTACAGCTTTGCTGGACTCAGCTACAGGCTCGTCTGTTTCGTTTATAGTATCCAGAGCATCTTTATTCTTTGAATTCACATCGTTGCTGCTGTTCTTAAAGTACGCATTTTTATCTGCAACATAGAATGCACAACAATTGGGAGATAGTCCGGTATCGGTTTAGAAAAATGAGAAGAACTATGACGCACCACTGATATAAATTAATCTAGTTGTACTGTCTCCGGCAATCCGATAATCACAATCACGATCGCTCGTAGCTATACCCTGCTCGGTTAATAATTTATCTAATTCATCCAACGTGAGCGTTTTCCCTCCCATTTCTTTTTCCGCAGACTCTAAACTCTGTTGAACTAATCTACGCTTTAGCAAACGTTTCATTTGGAAGCCAGAAAATTCGTGCGTCTCATCAGGCATCTCGTGTAAACGGCCCCAGGagttttgtttccttgtttccttgagaTCCGTAAGAATATCGTAGCGCACATCGGCTGGTAAACCTTTAAATTCGGCACTAGCCACATTTACATTATGAATGTTTCCAACCCATTTCGTTTGTTTCCGTGGACTGCATTCCGAAGACGAATCAGATTCGTAGTCGTCGCTAATACTTAATTCGGCTTTGCTCGTGCTCGGCATGTCTGGCAACTTAAACATGTCGTCCACGGTCTTGCCTTGCAACTTTAAAACTATTTCGGCAGAGCTATTTGTAGCGTTTTGGTCCTCTGGATTGAGAACTGTTTTCACGGTAGAATGCTTTAATAAGTTATTGATTAATTCTGTCCTCATCTGTTGGGCCTTATTCTTGGCCATACACTTCTGCTTCCTGCGTAAGGCCTGTGAATGGAAAAGAATGAGAGCCTCGTTTCTCACTACCTGGTTCCCACAGCAAGCTAATTATGTACAGACAATATTAAAGCCGAGATAAAAGTACAGTTTTGCTCGTACGAACATACGCATAGTTGTTGTTtagaaagttaaattaaatagaATTCGTTAACtcgagttataaggaaaaggtattttcatattttctatCTTCTGAGAAATCTTCGATAGAGATCTATAAACAACAGGATAGATTTTTctggaataaatatttacaattgtGTCCTTCTTAAGCAATGGTACGCCTCCATCAAAAACAAACACCGGCTTGATTTTATAATACAGAAGCTTGCATATTCTGCTGAACAATCCAATAAGATGCGCGTTAGGTTTGGGGTTGCCAAAGCGATCTTGATATCCTTGTAATACTTGATGGATCCAGATAGATATATCTACGCGAATAAAAATTGTGTTGATTTTAATCAAAACGAACATTTATAAAACCGTAAATATAAGAAGATAAACATAGGCAATTACCAATGGCTAAGACTTTTCCTTCGAGCGTCTCCAAGGGAACTTGCTTTCCCGTTGCGTCAAGTAAACGCCAAAGACCATAAACACCCATTATGTCCTTTGAGAAACCTACAAAACCGCATATTTCATGAAAAAAGTATGCGCAAACAACATAGTATACCGGTAACACTGGATCCACAAAAAATGGGAGCTCAAAATTTAAAGAAGCGTAAGCCTGCTTAAATTTCCAAAGAGAACAAACTTTTCGAAAGTTATCTTCAATTATTCATAACCTAAATACTGAGTAGACACTTAAGCACAATAACTTATTAAACACCTAATGCTTAGACAAACACCTAGTTTTACTTACTGCTGTTTCATATCCCAGTGTTTCCATACAAGCCACTAACTTCACTGCTTTATGTTACATTAAGAAGCATCTCCTCGTGCGAACTCTTGTACGAATCGGAATCGACATCACACTGCACCACACCGTGCCGATCAGCTGATTGCAGAAACAATAGGTTCGAACCAATTCGGACGCGACGTTAAGCGCGCTCGCGACATTTGCACGATTTGCACTCGCAGAGTGCGGGAGTGCAACTTTTCAAACCATTCAGCTTGTAGGTTCTTCACTGACTGAAAACACGGGGATTATTAAATAACATATATTGCTAAGTAGATGCCAGAGTCGTGCGAATTTACAATTCGCTTCACTAGGTATTTTGCATTTATTAATGATGCCCTACTTTCATCGTAACCGCTTTCGTAAAATGACATATCCACGTTTAGAATACTGATTATCCCTTAACGCATATAAGTATAATGTAACTTCACCGAGTTATCCAAACATTAGGAGTTCAAGTACAGCATCTTTTcttcaatattatatataattaaagTTATGAAACTTCTTTACACCAGATTTCGTGCATAAAATCGATGTATctgaatatattaataaaaaatcgatagtTTTATATTTGATTCTTATATTATAGTGATTCGAGAACgaataacatatatatatagtttacttaaaaaaattcgcGTGCAAAAAACAATCCAGCGATA
This region of Andrena cerasifolii isolate SP2316 chromosome 4, iyAndCera1_principal, whole genome shotgun sequence genomic DNA includes:
- the Mus201 gene encoding rad2 superfamily protein mus201 isoform X2: MGVYGLWRLLDATGKQVPLETLEGKVLAIDISIWIHQVLQGYQDRFGNPKPNAHLIGLFSRICKLLYYKIKPVFVFDGGVPLLKKDTIALRRKQKCMAKNKAQQMRTELINNLLKHSTVKTVLNPEDQNATNSSAEIVLKLQGKTVDDMFKLPDMPSTSKAELSISDDYESDSSSECSPRKQTKWVGNIHNVNVASAEFKGLPADVRYDILTDLKETRKQNSWGRLHEMPDETHEFSGFQMKRLLKRRLVQQSLESAEKEMGGKTLTLDELDKLLTEQGIATSDRDCDYRIAGDSTTRLIYISDKNAYFKNSSNDVNSKNKDALDTINETDEPVAESSKAVPICEDINEYEFDDDWGSDVEIPTTSSSQLYMDTSSDSETEIELNESQPLSKKYFGKHNMNPALAYMLEYSGLTEKQIITLLEQNKKEAFKDTKNILKPLLSKVSFETPNCENTDNGLDMQQSASTSKDDKVFEIVDSMDAIKSFPTSKTASAESNTESNINLPPVAASNISSNKPVESTEVTVVSSTDSDSDDFIEIEDVPIPVIDTAVSKTALPRAIEITFESNQAMENDMFADVFEVSDNGSNVETSQNVSSSSENPEKSVKSFPDRQEMQDKVISEKPMGEVVADKVEGKELLNATGMDNVEVQSTENDTDIKDTSTQQEKTEPIETKNVEIGIDSETSSAEITRVNIPTDPRRISPIPVTDEELLTLKARLEDEQTELMANIGKLERQDGVIYRQELLRLFGIPYVVAPMEAEAQCAYLEQVHLTDGTITDDSDIWLFGGQCVYKNFFDNNKKVLQYRLCDIQHHFKLTRNEMIRLALLVGSDYTVGLTGIGPVTALEILAAFPSEGDDLLQGLTNFCWWMKSGRVAGPGRTTLRNKVQNLEVHKGFPSQAVVQAYLFPEVDESKEGFTWGKPNTMILSNYAKQKFGWTKLKFDEIMAPVLKRLEEKQNQKLIDTYFKLQVVPKPIEMTMSKRVQKAVQRLNNKNPDDSGIAESTQVQSIRTKRKSANESRKKKRESSSQQKKESTSPQSVIESDNPSTLNVIVGSDTNIEEHIPQREKDKANSLKKKLHAIEVLRKSKKGLNKTKKVKRCVRKVKDKAGLSESDSASS
- the Mus201 gene encoding rad2 superfamily protein mus201 isoform X1, yielding MGVYGLWRLLDATGKQVPLETLEGKVLAIDISIWIHQVLQGYQDRFGNPKPNAHLIGLFSRICKLLYYKIKPVFVFDGGVPLLKKDTIALRRKQKCMAKNKAQQMRTELINNLLKHSTVKTVLNPEDQNATNSSAEIVLKLQGKTVDDMFKLPDMPSTSKAELSISDDYESDSSSECSPRKQTKWVGNIHNVNVASAEFKGLPADVRYDILTDLKETRKQNSWGRLHEMPDETHEFSGFQMKRLLKRRLVQQSLESAEKEMGGKTLTLDELDKLLTEQGIATSDRDCDYRIAGDSTTRLIYISDKNAYFKNSSNDVNSKNKDALDTINETDEPVAESSKAVPICEDINEYEFDDDWGSDVEIPTTSSSQLYMDTSSDSETEIELNESQPLSKKYFGKHNMNPALAYMLEYSGLTEKQIITLLEQNKKEAFKDTKNILKPLLSKVSFETPNCENTDNGLDMQQSASTSKDDKVFEIVDSMDAIKSFPTSKTASAESNTESNINLPPVAASNISSNKPVESTEVTVVSSTDSDSDDFIEIEDVPIPVIDTAVSKTALPRAIEITFESNQAMENDMFADVFEVSDNGSNVETSQNVSSSSENPEKSVKSFPDRQEMQDKVISEKPMGEVVADKVEGKELLNATGMDNVEVQSTENDTDIKDTSTQQEKTEPIETKNVEIGIDSETSSAEITRVNIPTDPRRISPIPVTDEELLTLKARLEDEQTELMANIGKLERQGINISERIRVEAQELLRLFGIPYVVAPMEAEAQCAYLEQVHLTDGTITDDSDIWLFGGQCVYKNFFDNNKKVLQYRLCDIQHHFKLTRNEMIRLALLVGSDYTVGLTGIGPVTALEILAAFPSEGDDLLQGLTNFCWWMKSGRVAGPGRTTLRNKVQNLEVHKGFPSQAVVQAYLFPEVDESKEGFTWGKPNTMILSNYAKQKFGWTKLKFDEIMAPVLKRLEEKQNQKLIDTYFKLQVVPKPIEMTMSKRVQKAVQRLNNKNPDDSGIAESTQVQSIRTKRKSANESRKKKRESSSQQKKESTSPQSVIESDNPSTLNVIVGSDTNIEEHIPQREKDKANSLKKKLHAIEVLRKSKKGLNKTKKVKRCVRKVKDKAGLSESDSASS